The sequence AGAACGGCCGCGGCGCGTGCGCCGAGATCGAGCCGTTGTTGATGATGCGGCCGCCGCGCGGGCTCTGGTCCTTCATGATGCGGAAGGCGTGCTGGGTGCACAGGAACGGGCCGGTGAGGTTGGTGTTCACCACCGCCTGCCACTGCTCGAGGCTGAGGTCCTCGAAGTTCACCGCCGGCGCGCCCATGCCGGCATTGTTGAACAGCACGTCGAGGCGGCCATAGGTCGCCTTCACCTTGTCGAACAGCGCGGCAATCGAGTCCGGCTTGGTCATGTCGGCGGTGACGCACAGGCTTTTGCCCGCGGGGCCGAGCTTTGCGGTCTCCTCGAGCATGTCGAGCCGGCGGCCGGTGAGCACCACGGTGAAGCCGGCGTTCATCAGCGCCAGCGACGCCGCGCGCCCGACACCGGTGCCGGCGCCCGTCACCACTGCGATCTTTTTCGCTTCACTCATCGTTTCCTGCCTTTTCTCTTGAGCTGTCAGGTTTTGGGTTCTTTTTCGTTCTTGTAGGGCGGGCGCGGGATGTTCTGGTGCGCGGCGCGCAAGGCCGCCGACCAGCGCGAGCGCAGATCGTGGAAATAGGGCTCGCCCGCCTCGATGCGGTGGTTGAGATCGGCCTCGCAGGCGTCCGTGCGCACCACCAGCACGTCGATCGGCAGGCCGACGCCGAGATTGGACCGCATGGTCGAGTCCATCGAGATCAGGCCGGTCTTCAGCGCCTCGTAGAGCTCGACGTCGTAATGCATGGCGCGGTCGAGCACCGGCTTGCCGTATTTGTGCTCGCCGATCTGAAGGTACGGCGTATCGGTGGTGCACTCGATGAAATTGCCGGCGGTGTAGACCATGAACAGGCGCATGCGTGCGCCCTTGATCTGGCCGCCGAACAGGAAGGAAACGTCGAAGGAGACGTCCTCGGACTTCAGCGCCGGGCCTTCGGTCGCATGCACCGCCCGGATCGCCCGGCCGATGCGCTGGGCGGCCTGGAACATGGTGGGCGCGTTCATCAGCGTCTCGATCTCGCCCGTGTTGGGGTCCTCGAGGCCTTCGGTCAGCGTCGAGAGCACCGACTGGCTGATGGCGAGGTTTCCGGCGCTGGCGATCGCCATGATGCGGTCGCCGGGCTTGGAGAAGATATGCAGCTTGCGGAAGGTCGAGACGTTGTCGAGGCCGGCATTGGTGCGGGTATCGGCGATCATCACCAGACCGTCCCGAACCAGGATTCCGCAGCAATAGGTCATTTCCAGTCCCCGAACGCGTTTGCGCGGAATTACTAGCGAATTTCGCCGGCCGCTCCAACCCCCGAATCCCGCGGGGGGAGGCTGTCATTCCGGGGCGCGCACCCCGGAATGACGGGAGGAAACGGCTTGGTTCTCCGCGCCGACCTCAATCCGCGCTATCGACCAGAAATGCCTCATCGACGGGGACGCCGAGCGCGGTGACCAGCCGGTTCGTTTCCGCCGCCATGCCGACGATGGCGAGCAACTCGCCATATTCGGCGGCGCTCATGCCCTTGGCCCGGGCGGCAGCGGTGTGGGAGTGGATGCAATAGCTACAGCCATGCGCGATCGAGACCGCGACATAGAGCATTTCCTTGACCTTGGGATCGAGCGCGCCCGGAGCCATCACCTCCTTGATGCTCTCCCAGGTCCGCCGCAGCGTCTTCGGATCATGCGCCAGCGCGCGCCAGAAATTGTTGACGAAATCCGACTGCCGCACCTTGCGGATGTCGTCGAAAACGGCGCGCGCCTCGGTGGAGAGTTCATCGTCCGAAAGCAGTTTTACAGTCGCCATGCGGGCCTCGCGGGATCAGGTCTGATCCCGCGAGTGTAGCACGGCTCATGCGGTCAGGCGGCAGGCTCGGCCGAACGGCGCAAGGCGAGCTTGCCGACGTCGACATATTGCCTCTGCTGCGCGTGAGCGTGCTGCGCGCCGACGTGAAGGTCGCGCAGGCGCCGCTGCAGCGGCGAGCTGTCGTAGACCGCGCTGCTTCCGGCCAGCGCAAAGGACGCATCTGCGATGCCGACGCAGGTCGTCGCGAGCCAGACCGCGGATCTGGCCCCCTCGATCATGAGGTCTTCGTCATTCAACGTGCCGGCCTGCGCGCGGCGCCAGTGGCCGGCAACCTGGACCTCGTGAAACGCCTGCGCAGCCCTGAGGTCGGCGCAAATCCGGCCGAGGCAGAACTGGAAGGTCTCGGACTCCCGCATCGGTACGGCCGCATACAATTGCTGCCGCCCGGTATGGGCCAGCGCGAGCAGGTCATCGACCGCGCCCTCGGCGAGGCCGACCGAGAATGCACCGTGAAACAATGGCAGCCATTGCCGGAGCGCCTGGTAGAGCGGACCCGACATGCGAGGCGGAGCTTCGAGGTCGAAGACATGCACCTCCGGAACCAGCCTCTCCCGCAGCGTGATGTGATGGCTGCCGGTGCCCTCGAGCCCCGCCGCATACCAAGTGTCCTCGATCTCCCAGTCGTGCGCCGGCAGCACAACGACGCGAATCTGCGGCTTGCCCTGCGGCCCGGCGACCGGTTTGCCATTCTCGGTAACGATGCAGAACCCGCCGATCCATTGGGCATGCGTGCAAGAGCTGGCGAACGGCCAGCGGCCCTTGACGCGGTAGCCGTCCGCCACACGCTCTGCCGTTCCGCCCGGTTGGGATGAGCCGCAGATCGCCACGTCCGGTCCGTCCTGATAGATTCGCTGATACAGGTCGGGATGAGACGCGGCGGCGAACAGGCTGCCGACTGCGCCGACGATCGAGATCCAGCCGACCGAGCCGTCGAGACGGGTCAGTGCCTTGATGACCTCGAGGCCATCGGGAAAATCGAGCTCCAGCCCGCCATGGCTCCGCGGAACGAACATCCGGAAGACCCCGATCGACCTCAGCCGCTCCACCAGGTCGGGCGGGATGCGGCGCGCAGCTTCGATCTCGGCGGCGCGGGCCGTGATCTCGGGTGCCAATTCCCGGATGCCCACAAGCATGGCTTTCTGGGGATCGCGCAGTGCGAAATGATCGCTGAGTCTTTCTTGAAGCCGCATCTGTCTCAACCTCTGTTGCGGGAACGGATCGCAACAAGAATTGGACGGACCGTGCTACGGCGCGGTTTCAGCGCGGCGGTCGTCGGTTACGGCTGTAACGCTGCTAGCTCTGCCGCTGGGACTGCGACTGCGATTGCCCGCCGCGGCCGGCCTGCTCGACCTTGACCGCGACCGTCAGCGTCTCCGCGCCGCCGCCATAGCGGGTGCCGCGCACGGGGGCGGCGCCGAGATAATCGAGCCCGATCGCGACGCGGACATGGGCGTCCGTGGTGCAGATGCAGTTGGCGGGATCGAAGCCGACCCAGCCGAGATCGGGCACATACGCCTCCGCCCAGGCGTGGCCGGCATCCTGGTGCACCGTGCCGTCGGAGCGCAGGAAATGGCCGGAGACGAAGCGCGCGGGCACGCCGCCGGTGCGGGCGCAGGCGATGAAGATGTGTGCGTAGTCCTGGCAGACGCCGCGCTTGAGCGTAAACGCCTCGGCCGCCGAGGTGCCGCTGTTGGTCGGGTCCTCGTCGAAGGTCATGTGATCGCTGATCTCGCTCATCAGCGCGTGCAGGAAGCCGAGCGTGTCGCTCTCGGCCTCGCTGCGCAGCTGCCGCGCGACCGCCGCCATCGCCGGGTTGACCGTGGTGAGATCGGTAGGACGCAAGAACATCCCGGCCGGAAAGCGCTCGTCGGCGCCGCGCAGCACGCCACCGGTGTCGTGGGTCTCGATCAGCCCTTCGGCGGTGATCTTGATGTCGCCGACGGGTCCGCAGGACAGCACATGGGTGACGTTGCCGAAGGCGTCCTCATGGGTGTCGAGCTTGGTGTCCGTGGAGACGTCGATCTGCCACTCCGCCACATATTGCCCGTCATGGCTGCACGGCGTCATGCGCAGGATCTGGATCACGCTGGTGGCCGCCGGCTCGTAGCGATAGGTCGTGGTGTGCTGGATTCGCAGGCGCATGATGGACCGTTGTTCTGGCGTCATTCCGGGGCGGTGCGCAGCACCGAACCCGAAAATCTCGAGATTCCGGGTCTGGTCCTTCGGACCATCCCGGAATGACGGCGTGTATCAGATCAAATACTGCTTCGTGATGATTTCGCCCAGCCTGGAATTGTCCGCGATGAATTCCTGAATGAATTCATGCACGCCATGCTGGAAAATGTCGTTCATATTGCTGTGTTCCAGCCGGTTGCGGATGCCGCGGGCGTGGCGCTGGGCCGGGCCCTGGCGGCCATAGGCGACGCCGATCTGGTCGAGGTTGCGCACGAGGTTGCCGTAGCAGCTGGCCAGCGAACGCGGCAGCGTGTCGTTGAGGATCAGGAGATCCGCGATCAGCCACGGCTTGAGCGTCTCGCGATAGACCCAGTGATAGGCCGTCAGCGCCGAGACCGAGCGCAGGATCGAGCTCCACTGATAGAAGTCGAGCGGGCCGCCGACATGCTCTTCCTCGGGCAACAGCACATGGTACTTCACGTCGAGGATGCGGGCGGTGTTGTCGGCGCGCTCGAGGTGCACGCCCATGCGCGAGAACCAGTAGGCATCGTTGCGCAGCATGGTCCGGTACGCCGAGCCGTCGAAGCGCAGCGAGGTCTCCTGCACGAAGCGCAGGAATTTCGCGAGATCCTCGCGCGTCGAGGTGCCCTTGCTCCAGACCGCCTGGAGCTCGATCCAGGCCGAGTTGATGGTGTCCCACATCTCGCTGGTCAGCGCGGTGCGCACCGAGCGCGAGTTCAGCCGCGCCGCCTCGATGCAGTTCCGGATCGAGGACGGGTTGTTCTGTGAGAACGACAGATATTCGACGACGTTGTGCTCGTTGGCTTCCTCATAAGCCTGATAGAAGCTCGCGGCGACGCCGGCGGTGAGAAGCGCCGAGTCCCATTCATTGGTCTTGCCGATATAGGCGGCGGGAAGCGCGGTGACGCGCAGCGTCGCATCGATGGTGCGCGCGAGATATTCGGCCCGTTCGACGTAGCGGGCGAGCCAGTAGAGGTTTTCGGCGGTACGCGACAGCATCTGACTACTCGTCCAAAATCCAGGTGTCTTTGGTGCCGCCGCCCTGGCTCGAATTGACCACCAGGGAGCCTTCCTTCAGTGCGACGCGGGTGAGCCCGCCCGGCACGATCGTCGTGCTCTTGCTGCCGGTGAGCACGAAGGGGCGAAGGTCGACATGGCGCGGGGCAAGGCCACTTGCCGTGCAAGTCGGACAGGTCGAGAGCGCCAGCGTCGGCTGGGCGATAAAACCTTCCGGCTCGCGCTTGAGCTTCTCGCGGAAGGCTTCGATGGTCGCTTTCGTTGCGGCGGGGCCGATCAGCATGCCGTAGCCGCCGGAGCCGTGCACTTCCTTGACGACGAGCTCGCCGAGGTTATCCAGCACATAGGCGAGGTCCTTCGGCTCGCGGCAGCGCCAGGTCGGCACGTTCTTCAGGATCGGCTCTTCGCCGAGATAGAATTTCACGATGTCGGGCATGTAGGAGTAGATCGCCTTGTCATCGGCGATGCCGGTGCCGACGGCGTTGGCGAGCGTGATGTTGCCGGCCGCATAGGCCGACATCAGCCCGGGCACGCCGAGCGCCGAGTCGGGACGGAAGGTGAGGGGATCGAGGAAATCGTCGTCGACGCGGCGATAGATCACGTCGACCCGTTTCACCCCTTCCGTCGTGCGCATGAACACTTCGTTGTTCTTGACGATGAGGTCGCGGCCCTCGACCAGCTCGATACCGAGCTTGTCGGCGAGGAAGGAGTGCTCGTAATAGGCCGAGTTGTAGACGCCCGGTGTGAGCAGCGCGACCGTCGGCTCGCCCGATGCGCCATGCGGCGCGACCGAGCGGAGTGCGGCGAGCAGCTCGTCCGGATAGCGTTCGACAGGCGCCACCTTGTGGCGGGCGAACAGGTCCGGAAACAGCCGCATCATGATCTCGCGGTTTTCCAGCATGTAGGACACGCCCGAGGGCGTGCGCGCGTTGTCCTCCAGCACGATGAAGTCCTCGGCGTCGACCCGGACGATGTCGATGCCGGCGATGTGCACGTAGACGTCGTGCGGCACCTGCTGGCCGTTCATCTCGGGGCGGAAGACCGGGTTC is a genomic window of Bradyrhizobium sp. CB1717 containing:
- a CDS encoding SDR family oxidoreductase, encoding MSEAKKIAVVTGAGTGVGRAASLALMNAGFTVVLTGRRLDMLEETAKLGPAGKSLCVTADMTKPDSIAALFDKVKATYGRLDVLFNNAGMGAPAVNFEDLSLEQWQAVVNTNLTGPFLCTQHAFRIMKDQSPRGGRIINNGSISAHAPRPFSAAYTSTKHAITGLTKASNLDGRMYDIAVGQVDIGNAATPMTDRMVNGPGVLQPDGTTKHEPRMDAKAVGDAVAYMAGLPLDANVLTMTVMATKMPFVGRG
- a CDS encoding proteasome-type protease, whose translation is MTYCCGILVRDGLVMIADTRTNAGLDNVSTFRKLHIFSKPGDRIMAIASAGNLAISQSVLSTLTEGLEDPNTGEIETLMNAPTMFQAAQRIGRAIRAVHATEGPALKSEDVSFDVSFLFGGQIKGARMRLFMVYTAGNFIECTTDTPYLQIGEHKYGKPVLDRAMHYDVELYEALKTGLISMDSTMRSNLGVGLPIDVLVVRTDACEADLNHRIEAGEPYFHDLRSRWSAALRAAHQNIPRPPYKNEKEPKT
- a CDS encoding carboxymuconolactone decarboxylase family protein, with amino-acid sequence MATVKLLSDDELSTEARAVFDDIRKVRQSDFVNNFWRALAHDPKTLRRTWESIKEVMAPGALDPKVKEMLYVAVSIAHGCSYCIHSHTAAARAKGMSAAEYGELLAIVGMAAETNRLVTALGVPVDEAFLVDSAD
- a CDS encoding acyl-CoA dehydrogenase family protein, whose translation is MLVGIRELAPEITARAAEIEAARRIPPDLVERLRSIGVFRMFVPRSHGGLELDFPDGLEVIKALTRLDGSVGWISIVGAVGSLFAAASHPDLYQRIYQDGPDVAICGSSQPGGTAERVADGYRVKGRWPFASSCTHAQWIGGFCIVTENGKPVAGPQGKPQIRVVVLPAHDWEIEDTWYAAGLEGTGSHHITLRERLVPEVHVFDLEAPPRMSGPLYQALRQWLPLFHGAFSVGLAEGAVDDLLALAHTGRQQLYAAVPMRESETFQFCLGRICADLRAAQAFHEVQVAGHWRRAQAGTLNDEDLMIEGARSAVWLATTCVGIADASFALAGSSAVYDSSPLQRRLRDLHVGAQHAHAQQRQYVDVGKLALRRSAEPAA
- a CDS encoding transglutaminase family protein, which encodes MRLRIQHTTTYRYEPAATSVIQILRMTPCSHDGQYVAEWQIDVSTDTKLDTHEDAFGNVTHVLSCGPVGDIKITAEGLIETHDTGGVLRGADERFPAGMFLRPTDLTTVNPAMAAVARQLRSEAESDTLGFLHALMSEISDHMTFDEDPTNSGTSAAEAFTLKRGVCQDYAHIFIACARTGGVPARFVSGHFLRSDGTVHQDAGHAWAEAYVPDLGWVGFDPANCICTTDAHVRVAIGLDYLGAAPVRGTRYGGGAETLTVAVKVEQAGRGGQSQSQSQRQS
- a CDS encoding alpha-E domain-containing protein yields the protein MLSRTAENLYWLARYVERAEYLARTIDATLRVTALPAAYIGKTNEWDSALLTAGVAASFYQAYEEANEHNVVEYLSFSQNNPSSIRNCIEAARLNSRSVRTALTSEMWDTINSAWIELQAVWSKGTSTREDLAKFLRFVQETSLRFDGSAYRTMLRNDAYWFSRMGVHLERADNTARILDVKYHVLLPEEEHVGGPLDFYQWSSILRSVSALTAYHWVYRETLKPWLIADLLILNDTLPRSLASCYGNLVRNLDQIGVAYGRQGPAQRHARGIRNRLEHSNMNDIFQHGVHEFIQEFIADNSRLGEIITKQYLI
- a CDS encoding circularly permuted type 2 ATP-grasp protein, whose translation is MAVAFDEMNIPGGDLRPAYQELARWLKETPPEALEYRRQEAELLFRRIGITFAVYGDSESTERLIPFDVIPRIMSGKEWALLEKGLKQRVRALNMFLRDIYHGRDILRAEIVPDDLIFQNPVFRPEMNGQQVPHDVYVHIAGIDIVRVDAEDFIVLEDNARTPSGVSYMLENREIMMRLFPDLFARHKVAPVERYPDELLAALRSVAPHGASGEPTVALLTPGVYNSAYYEHSFLADKLGIELVEGRDLIVKNNEVFMRTTEGVKRVDVIYRRVDDDFLDPLTFRPDSALGVPGLMSAYAAGNITLANAVGTGIADDKAIYSYMPDIVKFYLGEEPILKNVPTWRCREPKDLAYVLDNLGELVVKEVHGSGGYGMLIGPAATKATIEAFREKLKREPEGFIAQPTLALSTCPTCTASGLAPRHVDLRPFVLTGSKSTTIVPGGLTRVALKEGSLVVNSSQGGGTKDTWILDE